The segment CCGATTCGCCGCTTTTTTCAACAGCAGTGAGGACTGCGATCAGGATGACGACTATCCTCGGTTTCTGTTCCCCAAAGACACCGCGCGAAGAGAGGAAGCCCTGCAGACGCAGCGGGCCATCCGACGCGACCGCGAGGCGTTGAATCAAGAGGGACTCAAGATTGTCGACGCAGTCACGGACTGGAAAACGGTACAACCCCTCAGCGCCACGGCTAGCAGCGGAACGCTCACGATCTCGAAGGAAGGCCGTGTCGACGCCAGCGGCACACTTCCCATCTCCGTCACCTATACTCTGCGAGTGCCAGCCATCCCCGGCACGACAGCTTTTCGATTGGCTATCGAACCTGATTCATCCAACCCCAACAAGGCGCCAGAGCGTGGACAAATCTTCTCCAAACTGACGGCAGTCCTGGTGGCGCCAGGCATTTCGAATCAACCGGTGAAGTTCAAGGAGGTGATCGTGGATTACCTGGCGGGTGCCCGGGATCCCCGCCGGGTTATCGAGCCAGAGGGCGGAGGCGGGTTCGGCAGCTACCCGGTAATGACGAATCCGCGCCACGGTTTCCTTATCCTGGAAACCCCCCTACCCAAGGTGGAAGGCGCAGTTCTACAGCTCACGATCGACCATGGCATCGCCGCCAACTCGATTCAAGGATGCCCCCTGCGACATTTCTCTCTCTCCTCATCCCAAGATCAGCGGCTGACCGACTTCGTGACCTTCCCAACCCGGCTCATGGCCTGGGCACGCTGGCATCTGCTGCGTCAACAGCTGAAGGACCTGGCCGGAGTGAATGTACCCCTAATGGTTGAGCGTCCGGCTTCAGCCCAGCGCGAAACGCGTGTGTTCATCCGTGGAAACCGCGTCACGTTGGGGGATCGCGTGGAACCCGGGATTCCCAACGTGGTGCATCCTCCTCAAAAAACCGGCGCCTTGGATCGAATGGATATGGCTCGCTGGCTCGTGGGCGATGCCAATCCGCTGACCGCACGAGTTCTGGCCAACCGCCTTTGGGCTGAGGTCTTCGGTCGAGGCATTGTGGAGACGCTGGAAGACTTCGGAACTTCCGGTGCACGACCAACTCACCCGGAGCTTTTGGACCACCTCGCCCTTCGACTGAGAGGCGAGCTAGGCTGGTCTATCAAGCGATTCCTCCGCGAGATCGTGCTCTCCGCCACCTATGCCCAGTCGGCGAAATGTCCTCCGGAGTTACTCGAGAAGGATCCCTCCAACCGCCTTTATGCCCGGGGTCCTCGGGTTCGGCTCACTGCCGAAATGGTCCGTGACCAGGCGCTCGTCGTGTCCGGACAGCTCGCCCCCCGCCTGTTCGGAAATCCGGTGTATCCTCCCCAGCCCGACGGCATCTGGAGCACCGTATACAGCGGCGACAGCTGGCGGACCTCGAAGGGTGCGGACCGGTATCGACGAAGCATCTACACTTACCACCGGCGAACCAGCGGCTATCCGGGCTTCCTGACCTTCGATGCTCCGACGCGAGACGCCTGCACCGCCCG is part of the Verrucomicrobiales bacterium genome and harbors:
- a CDS encoding PSD1 domain-containing protein; translated protein: MNRSFTAQLGVIGTGVLMMLSESLGEAAQSGDKQIDFSRDIRPLFAKHCTACHGGVKAAGNVSFLYREKALATGKSGAHAVVPGKPESSEIMRRVTSTDPDEVMPKPDHGPALTAAEIEALRRWIEEGAAWSEHWSFMPPVEAKLPAVKNSTWPRSVADVHVLARLEAEGLSPSSEASPAQWLRRVSLDLTGLPPTPEAYQDFVKAWSSQPEAAKQRVVDELLASPSFGERWGSMWLDLARYSDTYGFEKDPHRDIWPWRDWVIRAFNADLPFDQFTIKQLAGDLLPQPTADDLLATAFHRNTQNNTEGGTDDEEYRTAAVLDRVNTTWTAWQATTFGCVQCHAHPYDPFPHPDYYRFAAFFNSSEDCDQDDDYPRFLFPKDTARREEALQTQRAIRRDREALNQEGLKIVDAVTDWKTVQPLSATASSGTLTISKEGRVDASGTLPISVTYTLRVPAIPGTTAFRLAIEPDSSNPNKAPERGQIFSKLTAVLVAPGISNQPVKFKEVIVDYLAGARDPRRVIEPEGGGGFGSYPVMTNPRHGFLILETPLPKVEGAVLQLTIDHGIAANSIQGCPLRHFSLSSSQDQRLTDFVTFPTRLMAWARWHLLRQQLKDLAGVNVPLMVERPASAQRETRVFIRGNRVTLGDRVEPGIPNVVHPPQKTGALDRMDMARWLVGDANPLTARVLANRLWAEVFGRGIVETLEDFGTSGARPTHPELLDHLALRLRGELGWSIKRFLREIVLSATYAQSAKCPPELLEKDPSNRLYARGPRVRLTAEMVRDQALVVSGQLAPRLFGNPVYPPQPDGIWSTVYSGDSWRTSKGADRYRRSIYTYHRRTSGYPGFLTFDAPTRDACTARRIPSNTPLQALVTLNDPAFIELAQSLATRMEKSAATPEQRIAFGAQLLSLDAPSPTMLDTLTRLYRSAIEEYRSDSTTREKLASTPERAALVLVANTLLNLDPFIVR